In the Oceanithermus desulfurans genome, one interval contains:
- a CDS encoding NAD(P)/FAD-dependent oxidoreductase has protein sequence MAKKVVVVGGGSGGLVAARMVQTEATRLGRDLDVTLISASEKHYMPPLWSEVALGTASPEETWAPIKNAEKAYGFKVVVDPVKTFDLAGKKVVTESGQNFDYDFLVIALGTAYGWSDYKGLDRYGYHNYTEEGALELKQQLATFKGKKIVFLVPELPFRCGIYPPEMALNLRAYFEARGQHPEITILYPADAIRMALGEGLDRFFKRRFKRTGINYVTGFEQLLEVTENKVVTKHGEYEYDLLIKSPPSRLPKVLADNGLAHPGDPRWSVVTGPLFKHPEHPEVYLVGEHAMPPVGLLTAGVPIHNAAVIAGASILNEALGGYMIPSYGDTLCMGHSFESGFAGNCEYWWIPEEGKWGHACYTVATGPMVRLMKDSFYRGWLDALR, from the coding sequence ATGGCAAAGAAAGTGGTCGTGGTAGGCGGTGGCAGCGGCGGTCTGGTCGCTGCCCGCATGGTGCAAACGGAAGCCACGCGGTTGGGGCGTGACCTCGACGTCACCCTGATCTCCGCCAGCGAAAAACATTACATGCCCCCGCTCTGGTCCGAAGTGGCCCTGGGCACCGCCAGCCCCGAGGAGACCTGGGCCCCCATCAAGAACGCCGAGAAGGCCTATGGGTTCAAGGTGGTGGTGGACCCGGTCAAGACCTTCGACCTCGCGGGCAAGAAAGTGGTCACCGAGAGCGGCCAGAACTTCGATTACGACTTCCTGGTCATCGCCCTGGGTACGGCCTACGGCTGGAGCGACTACAAGGGCCTCGACCGGTACGGCTATCACAACTACACCGAGGAAGGCGCGCTCGAGCTCAAGCAGCAGCTGGCCACCTTCAAGGGCAAGAAGATCGTCTTCCTGGTGCCCGAGCTGCCCTTCCGCTGCGGCATCTACCCGCCCGAGATGGCGCTCAACCTGCGCGCCTACTTCGAGGCCCGCGGTCAGCACCCGGAGATCACCATCCTCTACCCCGCCGACGCCATCCGCATGGCGCTGGGCGAGGGGCTGGACCGCTTCTTCAAGCGCCGCTTCAAGCGCACCGGGATCAACTACGTCACCGGCTTCGAGCAGCTGCTCGAGGTGACCGAGAACAAGGTCGTGACCAAGCACGGGGAATACGAGTACGACCTGCTCATCAAGTCGCCGCCTTCGCGGCTGCCCAAGGTGCTGGCCGACAACGGTCTGGCCCACCCCGGCGATCCGCGCTGGTCGGTGGTCACCGGTCCCCTCTTCAAGCACCCCGAGCATCCCGAGGTCTACCTGGTGGGCGAGCACGCGATGCCACCGGTCGGCCTGCTCACCGCCGGCGTGCCCATCCACAACGCCGCGGTGATCGCCGGCGCCAGCATCCTCAACGAGGCCCTGGGCGGCTACATGATCCCCTCCTACGGCGACACCCTCTGCATGGGCCACAGCTTCGAGTCGGGCTTCGCGGGCAACTGCGAGTACTGGTGGATCCCCGAGGAGGGCAAGTGGGGCCACGCCTGCTACACCGTGGCGACCGGCCCGATGGTCCGGTTGATGAAGGACTCGTTCTACCGGGGCTGGCTCGACGCCCTGAGGTAA
- a CDS encoding exodeoxyribonuclease III, protein MKLASWNVNGLRAALKKGFWDVVRGLDADVLGLQETRADDPPELPQGFEDYRWYWNAGERKGYAGVAVLARVPPLNVSYGIGHDAFDEEGRVVTLEYPHYYVVNAYFPNAGRGLPRLGYKLAFDQAIEAYLEGLRARKGVVLMGDLNVAHREIDIARPKQNQKSAGFTPEERAWIDAFLKKGWVDTFRHLHPDETGAYTWWTYRFNARAKNIGWRIDYILISEDLLPRLRDAYIYYDAYASDHVPVVAVLDV, encoded by the coding sequence ATGAAGCTGGCCAGCTGGAACGTCAACGGCCTGCGTGCGGCGCTGAAAAAGGGCTTCTGGGACGTGGTCCGCGGCCTCGACGCCGACGTGCTGGGCCTGCAGGAGACGCGCGCGGACGATCCCCCCGAGCTACCCCAAGGCTTCGAAGATTACCGCTGGTACTGGAACGCCGGCGAGCGCAAGGGGTACGCGGGGGTGGCGGTGCTGGCCCGCGTCCCGCCCCTGAACGTGAGCTACGGGATCGGCCACGACGCGTTCGACGAGGAGGGGCGGGTCGTCACCCTTGAGTACCCGCACTACTACGTGGTCAACGCTTACTTCCCCAACGCCGGGCGCGGGCTGCCGCGGCTGGGGTACAAGCTCGCCTTCGACCAGGCCATCGAGGCCTACCTCGAAGGCCTGCGCGCCAGGAAGGGCGTGGTCCTCATGGGCGACCTCAACGTCGCCCACCGCGAGATCGACATCGCCCGCCCCAAGCAGAACCAGAAGAGCGCCGGCTTCACCCCCGAGGAACGGGCCTGGATCGACGCCTTCCTGAAGAAGGGCTGGGTGGACACCTTCCGCCACCTGCATCCGGACGAGACGGGGGCCTACACCTGGTGGACCTACCGCTTCAACGCCCGCGCCAAGAACATCGGCTGGCGCATCGACTACATCCTTATCTCCGAAGACCTGCTGCCCCGTCTGCGGGACGCCTACATCTACTACGACGCCTACGCTTCGGACCACGTCCCGGTCGTGGCCGTGCTCGACGTTTAA
- a CDS encoding aminotransferase-like domain-containing protein: protein MSVFRFAGRTARMENPIIRQLLKLGQREGVISLAGGIPAAETFPVPEIAEASRKALERLGSAALQYSPTEGLAPLREYIARRRGVAPEQVLVTSGSQQGLDLIGRVFLDEGDAVLVERPTYMGALQAWNVYDARYREVPTDSGGLVPEALPEEPVKLAYVLPNFQNPTGSLLPEARREAVLAWARERGVLVAEDDPYGHLYFGDPPPASLQRRWPEGVLYLGTFSKIVAPGLRMGYVIGPEEVIHALAQAKQAADLHSQAFGQAILAELAEAGVIERQEERTRNLYRARAEKLLALLEAHMPEGVRWAPPHGGMFVWLTLPEGVDTLALFERAVEQGVAYVPGPVFAATGGLANALRLTFVSVPEEQMEEGVRRLAAVLEKALAARA from the coding sequence GTGTCCGTGTTTCGTTTCGCCGGCCGCACGGCCCGCATGGAAAACCCGATCATCCGGCAGTTGCTCAAGCTGGGGCAGCGCGAGGGGGTGATCTCGCTCGCGGGGGGCATTCCCGCGGCCGAGACCTTCCCGGTGCCCGAGATCGCCGAGGCCTCGCGGAAGGCGCTCGAGCGCCTGGGGAGCGCGGCGCTGCAGTACAGCCCCACCGAGGGGCTCGCGCCGCTGCGCGAATACATCGCCCGGCGCCGGGGGGTCGCGCCCGAGCAGGTGCTCGTCACCTCGGGCTCGCAGCAGGGGCTCGACCTGATCGGCCGCGTCTTCCTCGACGAGGGCGACGCGGTGCTGGTGGAGCGCCCCACCTACATGGGCGCCTTGCAGGCCTGGAACGTCTACGACGCCCGCTACCGCGAGGTGCCCACCGACTCAGGGGGGCTGGTGCCCGAGGCGCTGCCCGAGGAGCCGGTGAAGCTCGCCTACGTCCTGCCCAACTTTCAGAACCCCACGGGCAGCCTGCTGCCCGAAGCCCGGCGGGAGGCCGTGCTCGCCTGGGCAAGGGAGCGCGGCGTGCTCGTGGCGGAAGACGACCCCTACGGCCACCTCTACTTTGGCGACCCGCCCCCGGCCAGCCTGCAGCGCCGCTGGCCCGAAGGGGTGCTCTACCTGGGGACGTTTTCCAAGATCGTTGCCCCGGGGCTGCGCATGGGCTACGTGATCGGGCCCGAAGAGGTGATCCACGCCCTCGCCCAGGCCAAACAGGCGGCCGACCTGCACAGCCAGGCCTTCGGGCAGGCCATCCTCGCCGAGCTCGCCGAGGCGGGGGTGATCGAGCGTCAGGAAGAGCGCACCCGGAACCTCTACCGGGCGCGCGCGGAAAAGCTGCTGGCACTGCTCGAGGCCCACATGCCCGAGGGGGTGCGCTGGGCCCCGCCGCACGGGGGCATGTTCGTCTGGCTCACCCTGCCCGAGGGGGTGGACACGCTGGCCCTCTTCGAGCGCGCGGTCGAACAGGGGGTGGCCTACGTGCCCGGACCTGTCTTCGCCGCCACCGGGGGCCTCGCCAACGCGCTGCGCCTCACCTTCGTGAGCGTGCCCGAGGAACAGATGGAAGAGGGCGTGCGCCGGCTGGCGGCGGTGCTGGAAAAGGCCCTCGCTGCCCGGGCCTGA
- a CDS encoding DUF123 domain-containing protein, which translates to MSIHAYGEPQKSGAYVLELALEAPLELSFGRFQGGRVFALAPGRVYYLGSALAGRLPSRLLRHATRAAGPPHRLRAELLRHFEGLGWAVRPPARKTLHWHADHLMESDAELAAVYLFYGDAPREAFLEEALRALGAEPLAPGLGAGDRPGGSHVLWAPAPLPLLPGS; encoded by the coding sequence GTGAGCATCCACGCCTACGGCGAGCCGCAAAAGAGCGGGGCCTACGTGCTCGAGCTGGCGCTGGAGGCGCCGCTCGAGCTGAGCTTCGGCCGCTTCCAGGGCGGCCGGGTCTTCGCGCTCGCCCCCGGCCGCGTCTACTACCTGGGCTCGGCGCTCGCGGGGCGGCTGCCCAGCCGCCTGTTGCGCCACGCCACCCGCGCGGCCGGCCCGCCCCACCGGCTGCGCGCGGAGCTGCTGCGCCACTTCGAAGGCCTCGGCTGGGCCGTGCGCCCACCCGCGCGCAAGACGCTCCACTGGCACGCCGACCACCTGATGGAGTCGGACGCGGAGCTCGCCGCGGTCTACCTCTTCTACGGCGACGCGCCGCGTGAGGCCTTTCTGGAAGAGGCCCTGCGCGCCCTGGGGGCCGAGCCCCTGGCCCCGGGCCTGGGCGCGGGCGACCGCCCCGGCGGCAGCCACGTGCTCTGGGCACCCGCCCCACTTCCGTTGCTCCCCGGCTCCTGA
- a CDS encoding AMP-binding protein, with the protein MKPVWTPSEAYTRGSHLERLMRRLELPDYDALYAFSVERPDAFWKATLELMGIEWFEPYERYVDLSRGVMWPEWFPGGKLNLAHNATTRHARGERARQLALIWEGENGAVVRLTYRELDQQVAQAAAALRELGVGRGDRVGLFLPMLPETAVAFLATARIGAIAIPIFSGYGAEATATRLADAGARLLVTADGFLRRGRVVPMKPVADEALERAPSVEKVLVVRRVDGGYPMKEGRDLWWDEAVGRRPSDAPTEVMGSMDPFMLIYTSGTTGRPKGTVHYHAGFPLKAAQDMAHLFDLRPGELMFWFTDMGWMMGPWAILGSLLLGSTVFLYEGAPDYPGPDRLWQMVARHGITHLGISPTLIRALIPYGEEPVKKHDLSSLRVLGSTGEPWNPEPYQWFFQTVGGGRCPIVNYSGGTEVSGGILGCTVYKPIAEASFNTPAPGIKAAVLNDEGEPVVGQVGELAVLAPWPGMTKGFWNDPERYERTYWSRFKDVWVHGDWALVDEEGYWFILGRSDDTLKIAGKRVGPAELESAAIRHPAVQEAGAVGVPHEVKGEVPVLFVVLRPEFEGSEELAAEIAEKVAEVLGKPMKPAAVHFVSDLPKTRNAKVMRRLLKAAYLGESTGDTSALVNPEVLDEVRRLGK; encoded by the coding sequence ATGAAGCCCGTCTGGACCCCCAGCGAAGCCTACACCCGCGGCAGCCACCTCGAGCGCCTGATGCGGCGGCTCGAGCTTCCCGACTACGACGCCCTCTACGCCTTCAGCGTCGAACGCCCCGACGCCTTCTGGAAGGCGACGCTCGAGCTGATGGGGATCGAGTGGTTCGAGCCCTACGAGCGCTACGTCGACCTTTCCCGCGGGGTGATGTGGCCCGAGTGGTTCCCCGGCGGCAAGCTCAACCTGGCCCACAACGCCACCACCCGCCATGCCCGCGGCGAGCGGGCGCGCCAGCTGGCGCTGATCTGGGAGGGCGAAAACGGCGCGGTGGTGCGCCTCACCTACCGCGAGCTCGACCAGCAGGTGGCCCAGGCGGCGGCGGCCCTGCGCGAGCTGGGCGTGGGCCGCGGCGACCGCGTGGGCCTCTTCCTGCCCATGCTGCCCGAGACCGCGGTGGCCTTCCTGGCCACCGCGCGCATCGGCGCGATCGCCATCCCCATCTTCTCGGGTTACGGCGCCGAGGCCACGGCCACCCGCCTCGCCGACGCCGGGGCCCGGCTGCTGGTGACCGCCGACGGCTTTTTGCGGCGCGGCCGGGTCGTGCCCATGAAGCCCGTGGCCGACGAGGCGCTCGAGCGCGCCCCCAGCGTGGAGAAGGTGCTGGTGGTGCGGCGGGTCGACGGCGGCTACCCCATGAAGGAGGGTCGCGACCTCTGGTGGGACGAGGCCGTGGGCCGCCGGCCGTCGGACGCCCCCACCGAGGTGATGGGGAGCATGGACCCCTTCATGCTCATCTACACCTCGGGCACCACCGGCCGGCCCAAGGGCACGGTCCACTACCACGCCGGCTTTCCCCTCAAGGCGGCGCAGGACATGGCCCACCTCTTCGATCTGCGACCCGGCGAGCTGATGTTCTGGTTCACCGACATGGGCTGGATGATGGGCCCCTGGGCCATCCTGGGCAGCCTGCTCCTCGGCTCCACCGTCTTCCTCTACGAGGGCGCGCCCGACTACCCCGGCCCCGACCGGCTGTGGCAGATGGTGGCGCGCCACGGCATCACCCACCTGGGCATCTCCCCCACCCTGATCCGCGCCCTCATCCCCTACGGCGAGGAACCGGTGAAGAAGCACGACCTCTCCTCGCTGCGGGTCCTCGGCTCCACCGGCGAGCCCTGGAACCCCGAGCCCTACCAGTGGTTCTTCCAGACCGTGGGCGGCGGTCGCTGCCCCATCGTCAACTACTCCGGCGGCACCGAGGTCTCGGGCGGCATCCTCGGCTGCACGGTCTACAAGCCCATCGCCGAGGCCTCGTTCAACACCCCCGCCCCCGGCATCAAGGCAGCGGTGCTAAACGACGAAGGAGAACCGGTGGTGGGCCAGGTGGGTGAGCTGGCGGTGCTCGCGCCCTGGCCGGGAATGACCAAGGGCTTCTGGAACGACCCGGAGCGCTACGAGCGTACCTACTGGAGCCGTTTCAAGGACGTCTGGGTCCACGGCGACTGGGCGCTGGTGGACGAGGAGGGCTACTGGTTCATCCTCGGCCGCAGCGACGACACCCTCAAGATCGCGGGCAAGCGCGTGGGCCCGGCGGAGCTCGAGTCGGCGGCGATCCGCCACCCGGCGGTCCAGGAGGCCGGAGCGGTGGGCGTGCCCCACGAGGTCAAGGGCGAAGTGCCGGTGCTCTTCGTGGTGCTGCGCCCCGAGTTCGAAGGCTCGGAAGAACTGGCCGCCGAGATCGCGGAGAAGGTGGCCGAGGTGCTGGGCAAGCCGATGAAGCCCGCGGCGGTCCACTTCGTCAGCGACCTGCCCAAGACCCGCAACGCCAAGGTGATGCGCCGCCTCCTCAAGGCCGCCTACCTGGGCGAGAGCACCGGCGACACCTCGGCCCTCGTCAACCCCGAAGTGCTGGACGAGGTGCGTCGGCTGGGGAAGTGA
- a CDS encoding serine/threonine-protein kinase: MSLRSLRREDFRLELLLGLGKTAQVYLARAPDGTEVALKLPRKEVREDERLAQMFAQEVRLSMGLKHPHLLRGLAGKPFGEGAFVALEYMPDGTLDTLLRQGPLDRELALNLLTQLLEALIYLHGRGIVHQDIKPANVFMYGKVAKLGDFGVARTQDNPNPFERAGSPFYMAPEIFQGHAATPASDAYSLGVLAYELLTGKRPFYGDSYEALMAAHLTKAPPRLPGELDLHPKLVQRIRGLLAKDPARRTHLESLRRTLGGYYTVEAAPERPQKNPRGFRFLGWLRRKKR; this comes from the coding sequence ATGAGCCTGCGTAGCCTGCGCCGCGAGGACTTCCGGCTCGAGCTGCTGCTCGGCCTCGGCAAGACGGCGCAGGTCTACCTGGCCCGCGCCCCCGACGGCACCGAGGTGGCCCTCAAGCTGCCCCGGAAGGAGGTGCGCGAGGACGAACGCCTGGCGCAGATGTTCGCTCAGGAGGTGCGGCTCTCCATGGGCCTCAAGCACCCCCACCTGCTGCGCGGGCTCGCGGGCAAGCCGTTCGGCGAGGGCGCCTTCGTGGCGCTCGAGTACATGCCCGACGGCACCCTCGACACCCTGCTGCGGCAGGGGCCGCTCGATCGGGAGCTGGCGCTGAACCTGCTCACGCAGCTGCTCGAAGCCCTGATCTACCTCCACGGGCGCGGCATCGTTCACCAGGACATCAAGCCCGCCAACGTCTTCATGTACGGGAAGGTCGCCAAGCTCGGCGACTTCGGGGTCGCCCGCACCCAGGACAACCCCAACCCCTTCGAACGCGCCGGCAGCCCCTTTTACATGGCACCCGAGATCTTTCAGGGGCACGCGGCCACCCCCGCCTCGGACGCCTACTCGCTGGGCGTCCTCGCCTACGAGCTGCTCACCGGCAAGCGCCCCTTCTACGGCGACAGCTACGAGGCGCTGATGGCCGCCCACCTCACCAAGGCGCCGCCGCGCCTGCCCGGCGAGCTCGACCTGCACCCCAAGCTGGTCCAGCGCATCCGCGGGCTGCTGGCCAAGGACCCCGCCCGCCGCACCCATCTGGAGAGCCTGCGGCGCACCCTCGGGGGCTACTACACCGTCGAAGCGGCCCCCGAACGCCCCCAGAAGAACCCGCGCGGGTTCCGTTTTCTCGGTTGGTTGAGGAGGAAGAAGCGATGA
- a CDS encoding metal-dependent hydrolase, with translation MAKVTFLGHAAVLLEGRETTLVIDPFLTGNPVATVGPEAVRADLVVLTHAHGDHWGDTLALAGKGATVVSTYEIAVYAEKHGAQAFAMNIGGRYAFPGGSLKFYPAWHSSSFPDGSYGGMPMGVVVELDGKKIYHAGDTALFSDMRLIGEEGLDLALLPIGDTFTMGPDDALAALELLKPKKVVPIHYNTFPVIEQDGEAFVARARTLGVEGAALKPGEAIEV, from the coding sequence ATGGCCAAAGTCACGTTCCTGGGACATGCTGCGGTTCTGCTGGAGGGTCGGGAGACCACGCTGGTGATCGACCCCTTCCTCACCGGCAACCCCGTGGCCACCGTGGGACCGGAGGCGGTTCGGGCGGACCTGGTCGTCCTCACCCACGCCCACGGCGACCACTGGGGCGACACCCTGGCCCTGGCCGGCAAGGGCGCGACCGTGGTCTCGACCTACGAGATCGCCGTCTACGCCGAAAAGCACGGCGCCCAGGCCTTCGCCATGAACATCGGCGGGCGCTACGCCTTCCCCGGCGGCTCGCTCAAGTTCTACCCCGCCTGGCATTCGAGTTCGTTCCCCGACGGCAGCTACGGCGGCATGCCCATGGGCGTCGTCGTCGAGCTGGACGGCAAGAAGATCTACCACGCCGGCGACACCGCGCTCTTCAGCGACATGCGCCTCATCGGCGAAGAAGGCCTCGACCTCGCCCTCCTGCCCATCGGCGACACCTTCACCATGGGCCCCGACGACGCCCTCGCGGCGCTCGAGCTGCTGAAACCCAAGAAGGTCGTGCCCATCCACTACAACACCTTCCCGGTCATCGAGCAGGACGGCGAGGCCTTCGTCGCCCGCGCCCGCACGCTCGGCGTCGAGGGCGCGGCCCTGAAACCCGGAGAGGCGATCGAAGTCTAG
- a CDS encoding DUF3809 family protein: MELERDVAFCLAAADPAAAQALLERPQEALGRLAVFRDLELSGDELRGALVAPFALLGEVRFPFRARFSTRNDVAELEALDPGADDLAAELSGQARREGSRVCYRARVRLRVRLPEGEKWGGRAFKKMAEAAFARTLERTLTDVNSGAHGGLLD; encoded by the coding sequence ATGGAGCTCGAGCGCGACGTCGCCTTCTGCCTCGCCGCCGCCGACCCTGCGGCCGCGCAGGCGCTGCTGGAGCGCCCGCAGGAGGCGCTGGGGCGGCTGGCGGTCTTCCGCGACCTCGAGCTTTCGGGGGACGAGCTGCGGGGCGCGCTCGTCGCCCCCTTCGCGCTGTTGGGCGAGGTGCGCTTCCCCTTCCGGGCGCGCTTTTCGACCCGAAACGACGTCGCCGAGCTGGAGGCCCTCGACCCCGGCGCCGACGACCTCGCCGCCGAGCTTTCGGGGCAGGCCCGCCGCGAGGGTTCGCGGGTCTGCTACCGGGCCCGGGTGCGCCTGCGGGTGCGCCTGCCCGAGGGGGAAAAATGGGGCGGCCGCGCCTTCAAGAAGATGGCCGAGGCCGCCTTCGCGCGCACCCTCGAACGCACCCTCACGGACGTAAACAGCGGCGCGCACGGCGGTTTGTTAGACTGA
- a CDS encoding DUF3248 domain-containing protein, translated as MSEREESRAEALPDELQRRLGELGEYLVWRIGTNEAEDVLIVRVGLASNTPRFNELPTLRNLGERKIEELVKEGRVRVEWVE; from the coding sequence GTGAGCGAACGCGAAGAGTCCCGGGCCGAGGCGCTGCCCGACGAACTCCAACGCCGGTTGGGCGAGCTGGGGGAGTACCTGGTCTGGCGCATCGGCACCAACGAGGCCGAGGACGTGCTGATCGTGCGCGTGGGGCTGGCCTCGAACACCCCGCGGTTCAACGAGCTCCCCACCCTGCGCAACCTCGGCGAACGCAAGATCGAGGAGCTGGTCAAGGAAGGCCGGGTTCGGGTGGAGTGGGTGGAGTAG
- a CDS encoding class I SAM-dependent rRNA methyltransferase encodes MKVVLSPRGAARVLARHPWVWQSDVQSLPDTPGIHPVYGPRGLLGWALTSPRSLIQVRVFHFGPTDDPLAALWANLERALAFRMPAYRAEPHGGFRLVHAEGDLLPGLVVDSYARHLVLQAHAAAWEPLLGELTLRLEAALEPEGLLAKHDAPLREREGLERYVRTLAGRVPDAVEVREGTVRYRVRLQGGQKTGAFLDQRDNRLRLEDYLEGRGYARALDVFAYQGLFALHMARHVAEVEAVDSSAAALEAARENAALNGLGNLRFTEANAFDLLRERQRAGERYDVIVLDPPAFAARKADRERALAAYKEVNLRALKLLKPGGLLVTASCSHHVSEADFYAMLASAAADAHRVVRVRESRGQGWDHPVLLTVPETRYLKLALMEVLE; translated from the coding sequence GTGAAGGTCGTACTCTCGCCCCGCGGCGCCGCCCGCGTCCTCGCCCGCCACCCCTGGGTCTGGCAGAGCGACGTGCAAAGCCTCCCCGACACCCCCGGCATCCACCCCGTCTACGGACCCCGGGGGCTCTTGGGCTGGGCCCTGACCAGCCCCCGTTCCCTGATCCAGGTCCGCGTCTTCCACTTCGGGCCCACCGACGACCCGCTGGCGGCCCTGTGGGCCAACCTCGAGCGCGCCCTGGCCTTCCGGATGCCGGCCTACCGGGCCGAGCCCCACGGGGGTTTCCGCCTGGTGCACGCCGAGGGCGACCTGCTGCCGGGGCTGGTGGTCGACAGCTACGCCCGCCACCTGGTGCTGCAGGCCCACGCCGCCGCCTGGGAACCGCTCCTGGGCGAGCTGACGCTGCGGCTCGAGGCGGCCCTGGAACCGGAAGGCCTCCTGGCCAAGCACGACGCGCCGCTGCGCGAGCGCGAGGGCCTGGAGCGCTACGTGCGCACCCTCGCCGGGCGGGTGCCCGACGCGGTGGAGGTGCGCGAAGGCACCGTGCGCTACCGCGTCCGCCTTCAAGGAGGGCAGAAGACCGGGGCCTTTCTGGACCAGCGCGACAACCGCCTGCGCCTCGAGGACTACCTGGAGGGCCGCGGCTACGCCCGGGCTCTGGACGTCTTCGCCTACCAGGGGCTCTTCGCGCTGCACATGGCGCGCCACGTCGCCGAGGTGGAGGCGGTGGACAGCTCCGCCGCGGCGCTGGAGGCGGCGCGGGAGAACGCGGCTTTGAACGGACTCGGGAACCTGCGCTTCACCGAGGCCAACGCCTTCGACCTGCTGCGCGAACGCCAGCGCGCGGGGGAGCGCTACGACGTGATCGTCCTCGATCCGCCCGCCTTCGCGGCCCGCAAGGCGGACCGGGAACGCGCGCTGGCGGCGTACAAGGAAGTGAACCTGCGGGCGCTGAAGCTACTGAAGCCGGGCGGGCTGCTGGTCACGGCCTCCTGCAGCCACCACGTGTCCGAGGCCGACTTCTACGCCATGCTGGCCTCGGCCGCCGCCGACGCGCACCGGGTCGTGCGCGTGCGCGAATCGCGCGGGCAGGGATGGGACCACCCCGTCTTGCTCACCGTTCCCGAGACCCGGTACCTTAAGCTGGCCTTGATGGAGGTACTCGAGTGA
- a CDS encoding V-type ATPase subunit subunit G family protein, with the protein MQGLGLVKSLAERERELAQKLEEAQKTAEAKLAEARAEAERILRQAEEEVERLAAEYSEQIESEVRRIEEEARRKAEAEAQKVKAAAEGKLKGAVDAVLEEVLP; encoded by the coding sequence ATGCAAGGCCTAGGACTGGTAAAGAGTCTCGCCGAGCGTGAGCGCGAGTTGGCGCAAAAACTCGAGGAGGCGCAGAAGACCGCAGAGGCCAAACTGGCCGAAGCCCGGGCGGAAGCCGAACGCATCCTCAGGCAGGCCGAAGAGGAAGTCGAACGGCTCGCCGCCGAATACAGCGAACAAATCGAATCCGAAGTGCGGCGGATCGAGGAAGAGGCCCGCCGCAAGGCCGAGGCGGAGGCGCAGAAGGTCAAGGCGGCCGCTGAAGGCAAGCTCAAAGGGGCCGTGGACGCGGTCCTCGAGGAGGTCCTTCCGTGA